Proteins encoded together in one Psychrobacter sanguinis window:
- the dksA gene encoding RNA polymerase-binding protein DksA, translated as MSQNAIDDLTFKPYEAEADEEYMSDAQLAHFENMLKAWKQQLTEEAESTKTYIQDESAALSDTNDRATQEEEFALALRTRDRERKLIRKIDKSLAEISNGDYGFCDTCGVEIGLRRLEARPTATQCIDCKTLSEIKERQNWGHS; from the coding sequence ATGAGTCAAAACGCTATTGACGACCTAACTTTTAAGCCGTACGAAGCTGAAGCAGACGAAGAATACATGTCAGATGCACAGCTTGCCCATTTTGAGAATATGCTTAAGGCATGGAAGCAACAATTGACAGAAGAGGCTGAAAGCACTAAGACTTATATTCAAGATGAGTCAGCTGCCTTATCAGATACCAATGATAGAGCGACTCAAGAAGAAGAGTTTGCCTTGGCCTTACGCACTCGTGATCGTGAGCGTAAGTTAATTCGCAAAATTGATAAGTCATTGGCAGAAATCAGCAATGGCGATTATGGTTTTTGTGACACTTGCGGCGTTGAGATTGGTTTGCGTCGTTTAGAAGCCCGTCCTACTGCCACCCAGTGTATCGACTGTAAAACCTTATCAGAAATCAAAGAGCGTCAAAACTGGGGACATTCTTAA